A region from the Salvelinus fontinalis isolate EN_2023a chromosome 23, ASM2944872v1, whole genome shotgun sequence genome encodes:
- the LOC129821450 gene encoding zinc finger protein 501-like, which translates to MSSLSYSPPAEEDEVCWTEKEALVKEEEEEKDITIRKQVEGESVTIKEEEKYISVKEEEDAFRVKEEVTVKEEAFRVTVKEEQDVFRVKEEEDAVFGVKEEEGEMTVTLKKEEEEETGYLGPVSQTHLKASNGSNDELALINTRERCDYRGSSVEPQQHNDADEAEKSLSTTEHLKKNQRRPTGKKPHCCSDCGKHCKYSSDLKIHQRVHTGEKSHHCSDCSTSQILKLQQRTHTGEKSHSCNQCGKSYLRLKSLKVHMRIHTGEKPYSCDQCGKSFVQSSDLTVHQRTHTGEKPFSCDQCGKSFIASSNLTIHQRTHTGEKPYSCNQCGKSFITSSQLTSHQRVHTGEKFYHCSNCWKSFSTSQTLKLHQKTHTGEKPYSCDQCGKSFITSGNLTIHQRTHTGEKPYSCNECGKNFNTSSHLTTHQRVHTGDKPYSCDECERSYTASSHLTRHQRVHTGEKPYSCDQCGKSFTTSSDLKVHKRTHTGEKPYSCDQCEKRYTRKRFLIKHQKIHT; encoded by the exons atgagttcactaagctactctcctcctgCTGAAGAAGatgaggtctgctggacggagaaggaggctctcgtgaaagaggaggaggaagagaaggatattACAATACgaaaacaagtagagggtgagtCTGTTACAATTAAAGAAGAAGAGAAATACATTTCAgttaaagaagaggaagacgcgttcagagtgaaagaggaagtTACAGTAAAGGAAGAGGCGTTCAGAGTGACAGTTAAAGAAGAGCAAGACGTGTTcagagtgaaggaggaggaggatgcagtttttggagtgaaagaggaagagggagagatgactgtcacattgaagaaggaagaagaggaggaaactggatatctgggcccggtttcccaaacgcatcttaagGCATCCAATGGTTCTAATGATGAACTTGCACTGATTAACActc gagagagatgtgactatcgtggatcctctgtggagcctcaacaacataatgatgctgacgaggcagagaagagtctctccacaacAGAACACCTAAAGAAAAACCAGCGGAGACCCACAGGAAAGAAACCTCATTGCTGCTCTGATTGTGGGAAACATTGCAAATATTCATCAGACCTTAAAATACACCAGCgtgtacacacaggagagaaatctcacCACTGTTCAGATTGTTCAACATCACAGATTTTGAAGCTGcagcagagaacacacacaggagagaaatctcatagttgtaatcaatgtgggaagagttattTAAGGTTAAAATCACTAAAAGTACACATGAgaattcacactggagagaaaccttatagctgtgatcaatgtggaaagagttttgttCAATCTAGCGatctgacagtacaccagagaacacacactggagagaaaccttttagctgtgatcaatgtgggaagagttttattgcatctagcaatctgactatacaccagcggacacacacaggagagaagccttatagctgtaatcaatgtgggaagagttttattacatctagccagctgacttcacaccagcgagtacacacaggagagaaatttTACCACTGTTCAAATTGTTGGAAAAGCTTTTCAACGTCACAGACGTTGAAGCTgcaccagaaaacacacacaggtgagaaaccgtacagctgtgatcagtgtgggaagagttttattaCATCTGgcaatctgactatacaccagcggacacacacaggagagaaaccttatagctgtaatgAATGTGGGAAGAATTTTAATACATCTAGTCATCTGACTACACACCAGAGAGTACACACAGGAGACAAACCGTATAGCTGTGATGAATGTGAGAGGAGTTATACTGCATCTAGCCATCTGACCAGACACCAgcgagtacacacaggagagaaaccttatagctgtgatcaatgtgggaagagttttactacatctagtgATCTGAAGGtacacaagagaacacacacaggagagaaaccttatagctgtgatcagtgtgaaaAGAGATACACTCGTAAAAGAtttctgatcaaacatcagaaaatacatacatga
- the LOC129821448 gene encoding zinc finger protein ZFP2-like, giving the protein MSSLSYSPPAKEEGICWTEKEALVKEEDVTIQKQVESEAVTVKEEENDVSVTGAFRVKEEEDVTVKEKEEDAVFGVEDEDVFGMKDEEGEITVTLEEDEEEQTGELINTSKYRERRDYCGSSGEPQQHHDAEEAEKSLSRSELLKKHQQRSTGKKSNCCSDCGKCFKRSNSLKVHLRIHTGVKSHCCSDCGKRFNSSVDLKIHKIIHSGEKPFGCDHCGKSFIRLQTLKTHQRIHTGEKPYGCDQCGKSFTQLNSLMVHQRGHTGEKPYSCNQCGKSFSTSSYLTIHQRTHTGEKPYSCNQCGKSFIRLQTLKSHQRIHTGEKSYGCDTCMKSFTHLNSLIVHQRTHTGEKPYSCDQCGKSFSTSSYQRIHQRTHTGEKPYSCDQCGKSFTQLNSLIVHQRTHTGEKAFKCDQCGKSFGTSGCLRTHQRTHTGEKPHSCHQCGKSFGTSGCLTTHQRTHTGEKPYNCSQCGKSFTTSSQLTLHQRTHTGEKPYSCDQCGKSFSRPDSLNIHKRTHTGEKSYSCSQCGKGFTTSSQLTLHQRRHTGQNPYSCTQCGKSFTLLNSLVSHHRTHT; this is encoded by the exons atgagttcactaagctactctcctcctgctaaagaagagggcatctgctggacggagaaagaagctctggtgaaagaggaggatgttacaatacaaaaacaagtagagagTGAGGCGgttaccgtgaaagaagaagagaacgaCGTTTCAGTGACAGGCGCCTTCagggtgaaagaggaggaggatgttactgtgaAAGAAAAGGAGGAAGATGCAGTTTTTGGAGTAGAAGATGAAGACGTTTTTGGAATGAAGGATGAAGAGGGGGAGATCACTGTCACATTAGAGGAGGACGAAGAAGAGCAGACTGGAGAactgattaacaccagtaaataca gagagagacgtgactattgtggatcctctggggagcctcaacaacatcatgatgctgaagaggcagagaagagtctctccagatcagaacttctcaagaaacaccagcagagatccacagggaaaaAATCaaactgctgctctgactgtgggaaatgtTTCAAAAGATCAAATTCACTAAAAGTACACCTGAGAATTCATACTGGAGTGaaatctcactgctgctctgactgtgggaaaagatTCAATTCTTCAGTAGACCTTAAAATACATAAAATAATTCACAGTGGAGAGAAACCTTTTGGCTGTGAtcactgtgggaagagttttattcGGCTACAAACCCTGAaaacacaccagagaatacacactggagagaaaccttatggctgtgatcaatgtgggaagagttttactcagcttaACAGCCTGATGGTACACCAGCGAGGgcatacaggagagaaaccttatagctgtaatcaatgtgggaagagtttttctacatctagctatctaactatacaccagagaacacacacaggagagaaaccatatagctgtaatcaatgtgggaagagttttattcggctacaaaccctgaaatcacatcagagaatacacacaggagagaaatcttatggcTGTGATACATGTATGAAGAGTTTTACTCACCTTAACAGCCTGATAGTACACCagcggacacacacaggagagaaaccttatagctgtgatcaatgtgggaagagtttttctacaTCTAGTTATCAAaggatacaccagagaacacacacaggagagaaaccatatagctgtgatcaatgtgggaagagtttcactcAGCTAAATAGCCTGATAGTACACCagcggacacacacaggagagaaagctTTTaaatgtgatcaatgtgggaagagttttggtacaTCTGGCTGTCTGAggacacaccagagaacacacacaggagagaaacctcatagctgtcatcaatgtgggaagagttttggtacaTCTGGATGTCTGAcgacacaccagagaacacacacaggagagaagccttataactgtagtcaatgtgggaagagttttactacatctagccagctgactttacaccagagaacacacactggagagaaaccatatagctgtgatcaatgtgggaagagtttttctcggCCAGACAGCCTGAATATACACAagcggacacacacaggagagaaatcttatagctgtagtCAATGTGGGAAGGGTTTTACGacatctagccagctgacttTGCACCAGAGAAGACACACAGGACAGAATccttatagctgtactcaatgtgggaagagttttactttGCTTAACAGCCTGGTGtcacaccacagaacacacacatga